In the genome of Solibacillus silvestris, one region contains:
- a CDS encoding KinB-signaling pathway activation protein: MTIRNWVKFAFWALVIGGLVNAVASLIIRWDFYQPYLANGEISEFLAAVVWNVVLGMTMSVMAQAGFFAYLTLHQVGVNIFRSLTLWNWIQILLIIIVLVDIIVFRFAPGASAAGEWLIYGFLLAVLVGAAIWTAIKKIKMTQKPHVLISTLFFMIVITSLEWIIALMGRQDNIDVYVALLLFPLVAVNAYQILMLPKYNAQSEEDRKRLEERRKARKEATKTAKA; the protein is encoded by the coding sequence GTGACGATACGAAACTGGGTGAAGTTTGCTTTTTGGGCATTAGTAATCGGTGGTTTAGTTAATGCAGTTGCCTCGTTAATTATTCGTTGGGACTTTTACCAGCCATACTTAGCGAACGGAGAAATCTCAGAATTTCTTGCTGCAGTAGTTTGGAATGTCGTATTAGGGATGACGATGAGTGTAATGGCACAAGCAGGCTTTTTCGCTTATTTAACATTACATCAAGTCGGGGTCAATATATTTAGATCATTAACACTTTGGAATTGGATTCAGATTTTATTAATAATAATTGTGCTTGTGGATATTATTGTTTTCCGTTTTGCACCAGGAGCAAGTGCAGCAGGTGAATGGTTGATTTATGGCTTCTTACTTGCAGTGCTGGTCGGCGCGGCTATATGGACTGCAATAAAAAAAATCAAAATGACGCAAAAGCCGCATGTATTGATTTCAACATTGTTTTTTATGATTGTTATCACATCTTTGGAATGGATCATCGCATTGATGGGGAGACAGGATAATATTGATGTGTACGTCGCACTCTTATTATTCCCGTTAGTAGCCGTTAATGCATACCAAATTTTAATGTTGCCAAAATACAACGCACAATCAGAAGAAGACCGAAAAAGATTGGAAGAGCGTCGCAAAGCGCGAAAAGAAGCTACTAAAACGGCAAAAGCATAA
- a CDS encoding spore gernimation protein has translation MRKVKRLIILAFSLILLAGCNDAKSTTLSYDEVKKIMVDAIQTEDGKKAIRQMFEDKNFRELLILNTEEVKKATEETMLSKDAMDFWIKTFEDPKFKETFAKSMQGQQEDLMKNLLNDASYQESLTSFFGQPDMQKQLESIMKGAVMRKELEKIVMETIENPLMQTKWQELIKKSGEASSEKGSGSGSESGSGSGKDSGGGKDSGGGS, from the coding sequence GTGAGAAAAGTGAAACGTTTAATCATATTAGCCTTTTCCCTCATTCTCCTTGCCGGTTGTAATGATGCCAAATCGACGACATTATCTTATGATGAAGTAAAGAAAATTATGGTCGATGCCATTCAGACAGAGGATGGGAAAAAAGCAATTCGCCAAATGTTTGAAGATAAGAATTTTCGGGAGTTGCTTATTTTAAATACCGAAGAAGTTAAAAAAGCGACTGAAGAGACAATGTTATCAAAAGATGCAATGGATTTTTGGATTAAAACATTCGAAGACCCGAAATTTAAAGAAACATTTGCAAAAAGTATGCAGGGTCAGCAGGAAGATTTAATGAAAAACCTACTGAATGACGCGAGTTACCAAGAATCTCTTACGTCTTTCTTCGGTCAGCCGGATATGCAAAAGCAGCTTGAAAGCATCATGAAAGGTGCTGTTATGCGAAAAGAGCTGGAGAAAATCGTAATGGAAACAATCGAAAATCCGCTTATGCAGACAAAATGGCAGGAGCTCATTAAGAAAAGCGGTGAAGCTTCATCCGAGAAGGGTTCTGGTTCGGGGTCTGAATCCGGATCTGGCTCAGGGAAGGATAGCGGCGGCGGTAAAGACAGCGGTGGAGGCTCATAA
- a CDS encoding chromosome partitioning protein ParA — translation MLNEEQVRELLGELQDPFLHKSLAETKGVTNVSIKAEKAHVSVRIAIAKTNTPEQMTLQMKIVEVLKENGAASVGIRFEELPAEVLQSFRGQATEAEAQDILSPLSSVQFISIASGKGGVGKSTVSVNMAVALARLGKKVGLIDADIYGFSVPDMMGVTEMPVVKDDRIYPVERLGVKVISMGFFVENNAPIVWRGPMLGKVLDQFFRDVEWGDLDYLLLDLPPGTGDVALDIHQMLPSSKEIVVTTPHPTAAFVAARAGAMALQTNHEILGVIENMAWYESKSGEKEFVFGQGGGPKLADELRTKLLGQIPLGQPDWTEEDFAPSVYAESHPTGKIYLQIAEEIISELNK, via the coding sequence ATGTTAAATGAGGAACAAGTCCGAGAACTATTAGGAGAACTACAAGATCCGTTTTTACATAAATCACTAGCAGAAACAAAAGGTGTAACAAACGTTTCGATTAAAGCAGAAAAAGCGCATGTTAGTGTTCGTATTGCAATTGCAAAAACTAATACGCCTGAACAAATGACACTTCAAATGAAAATTGTTGAAGTGTTAAAAGAAAATGGCGCGGCTTCCGTTGGGATTCGTTTTGAAGAGCTACCGGCAGAAGTACTGCAATCATTCCGTGGACAAGCGACCGAAGCAGAAGCACAAGATATTTTATCGCCTTTATCAAGCGTACAATTTATTTCAATTGCCTCAGGTAAAGGTGGAGTAGGGAAATCGACGGTATCTGTAAATATGGCAGTTGCACTAGCACGCCTAGGCAAAAAAGTCGGTTTAATCGATGCTGATATTTATGGTTTCTCTGTACCGGACATGATGGGTGTAACAGAAATGCCGGTCGTAAAAGATGACCGTATTTACCCGGTGGAACGTCTTGGTGTAAAAGTTATCTCAATGGGATTCTTTGTTGAAAACAATGCACCAATCGTTTGGCGCGGACCGATGCTTGGTAAAGTATTGGACCAGTTCTTCCGTGATGTCGAGTGGGGCGATTTAGACTATCTACTATTGGATTTACCACCAGGAACGGGAGACGTAGCACTGGATATTCACCAAATGCTGCCATCTTCAAAAGAGATTGTTGTGACAACACCTCATCCGACAGCCGCTTTCGTAGCAGCCCGTGCAGGTGCGATGGCATTACAAACAAATCATGAAATCCTAGGTGTTATTGAGAATATGGCTTGGTATGAAAGCAAATCAGGCGAAAAAGAATTCGTATTTGGTCAAGGCGGCGGTCCGAAGCTAGCTGATGAACTGCGCACAAAATTACTTGGTCAAATTCCGTTAGGACAACCAGATTGGACAGAGGAAGACTTCGCACCTTCTGTATATGCAGAATCGCATCCAACAGGTAAAATCTATTTACAAATTGCTGAAGAAATTATTTCAGAATTAAATAAATAA